From Panicum hallii strain FIL2 chromosome 2, PHallii_v3.1, whole genome shotgun sequence, a single genomic window includes:
- the LOC112879758 gene encoding putative UPF0481 protein At3g02645 isoform X1, translating to MPNDTGDFELEPAKKTWGEGIETRGEDSWTKTVTIEVVDASMPSKYELDARGAPNVDYCDLEAGKQAVVEEAEIMAQRDLWSGTVPISKVPERHRAGDESSFTPHDVAIGPYHAISSSFPRIEKQKLCCVGFLHSLSEQRTEGGLMGLAEKLEPLVRACYDPDAVSHMTPEQLSTMLLRDGCYLLACMVNYLDIMAAAAAAANNNKNADKLAHRCSSSSGKDVDSSSTGGGDSTVVRDTVFLVENQIPLFVLQRIHERVTGETTSSALERIALFVRKQLQVQLYISKKQQRPAPPQTSHLLHLVHAYIQPTNSSLPQASMKENTRAWQRTGRWHRAVEYRTHGNVRFKRRVFKEDDVWTILDVRLQGGTLWIPRLRVDGNTWTILRNLMALEEQIPRRPVTAYCLFMSQVAGTPEDVKLLVRSGTVEHFLASDEQVAQGFAGLCRGVVMDVDNIDRNYLKPLWHEMEERCDSRVHRFMGWFCQLKNIWSAIALLVALIVVACQLTQTFYAVVSYSRGGQQPKP from the exons ATGCCGAACG ATACGGGAGACTTTGAACTGGAACCAGCGAAAAAAACGTGGGGCGAAGGAATTGAGACCAGGGGTGAGGATTCCTGGACCAAAACTGTCACCATCGAAGTAGTCGATGCATCGATGCCTTCTAAATATGAATTAG ATGCACGAGGAGCCCCAAATGTTGACTACTGCGACTTGGAGGCAGGGAAACAAGCCGTGGTCGAAGAAGCTGAAATAATGGCACAGAGGGACCTGTGGAGCGGAACTGTCCCCATCTCTAAGGTCCCTGAGCGACACCGTGCCGGCGACGAGAGCAGCTTCACCCCACACGACGTGGCGATCGGCCCTTACCACGCCATCAGTTCCTCGTTCCCACGGATTGAGAAGCAGAAGCTGTGCTGCGTAGGTTTCCTCCACAGCCTCTCCGAGCAGCGAACGGAAGGTGGTCTCATGGGTCTGGCGGAGAAACTGGAGCCCCTGGTGAGGGCGTGCTACGACCCCGACGCGGTGAGCCACATGACGCCGGAGCAGTTGTCGACGATGCTGCTGCGTGATGGGTGCTACCTCCTGGCTTGCATGGTGAACTACCTGGACATcatggcagcagcagcagcagcagctaacAACAACAAGAATGCCGACAAGTTAGCACACCGCTGCTCGTCAAGTAGTGGTAAAGACGTGGACTCATCATcaaccggcggcggcgacagcaCGGTGGTGCGCGACACCGTCTTCCTCGTGGAGAACCAGATACCTCTCTTCGTGCTGCAGAGGATCCATGAGCGCGTCACAGGTGAAACCACCAGCTCCGCCCTCGAACGCATAGCACTTTTTGTCCGGAAGCAGCTGCAGGTACAGCTCTACATCAGCAAGAAGCAGCAGCGCCCGGCTCCGCCTCAGACATCCCACCTGCTGCACCTAGTGCACGCCTACATCCAGCCAACAAACAGTAGTCTACCTCAGGCTTCCATGAAAGAGAATACAAGGGCATGGCAGCGCACGGGTCGGTGGCACCGCGCAGTGGAGTATCGCACGCATGGCAACGTGCGTTTCAAGCGCCGGGTCTTCAAGGAAGACGACGTGTGGACCATCCTTGACGTGCGCCTTCAAGGAGGCACGCTGTGGATCCCTCGCCTGCGGGTCGACGGCAACACCTGGACCATCCTGCGCAACCTGATGGCGCTGGAGGAGCAGATTCCCCGGCGGCCGGTCACGGCCTACTGCCTCTTCATGTCGCAGGTGGCGGGCACGCCGGAGGACGTGAAGCTCCTGGTGCGCTCAGGGACCGTGGAGCACTTCCTCGCCAGCGACGAGCAGGTCGCGCAGGGCTTCGCGGGCCTCTGCAGGGGAGTGGTCATGGACGTCGACAACATCGACAGGAACTACCTCAAGCCCTTGTGGCACGAGATGGAGGAGCGCTGCGACAGCCGCGTCCACAGGTTCATGGGATGGTTCTGCCAGCTCAAGAACATTTGGAGTGCCATTGCATTACTTGTGGCTCTCATCGTCGTCGCCTGTCAACTGACGCAAACGTTCTATGCAGTTGTTAGCTATAGCCGCGGTGGACAACAACCGAAACCTTAA
- the LOC112882866 gene encoding uncharacterized protein LOC112882866 isoform X1: MAGMIPIEMQTQLRQLLAYFAANPIVHGGNQAAAGEKLLIIYLNGEGTSRASIVAPQGITFHEVRGRIYDRLGLANVDDQHRMEIRADFHNGGGANPPVPVADEEVWGFIFSNTTAPTINLHVSI; this comes from the exons ATGGCTG GTATGATTCCAATCGAAATGCAGACGCAACTACGGCAACTCCTAGCATATTTTGCAGCAAATCCCATTGTTCACGGAGGAAATCAAG CTGCGGCTGGGGAAAAACTTCTTATTATATATTTGAATGGGGAAGGTACTTCGAGGGCCTCTATTGTTGCGCCCCAGGGAATCACCTTCCACGAAGTTAGGGGCAGAATCTATGACAGACTTGGATTGGCTAATGTTGACGATCAGCACAGAATGGAAATACGTGCTGACTTTCATAATGGCGGAGGTGCCAATCCTCCAGTTCCCGTGGCTGATGAAGAAGTCTGGGGGTTCATTTTCAGTAACACAACTGCTCCAACAATTAACCTGCATGTCAGCATCTAA
- the LOC112882866 gene encoding uncharacterized protein LOC112882866 isoform X2 yields the protein MAGMIPIEMQTQLRQLLAYFAANPIVHGGNQGTSRASIVAPQGITFHEVRGRIYDRLGLANVDDQHRMEIRADFHNGGGANPPVPVADEEVWGFIFSNTTAPTINLHVSI from the exons ATGGCTG GTATGATTCCAATCGAAATGCAGACGCAACTACGGCAACTCCTAGCATATTTTGCAGCAAATCCCATTGTTCACGGAGGAAATCAAG GTACTTCGAGGGCCTCTATTGTTGCGCCCCAGGGAATCACCTTCCACGAAGTTAGGGGCAGAATCTATGACAGACTTGGATTGGCTAATGTTGACGATCAGCACAGAATGGAAATACGTGCTGACTTTCATAATGGCGGAGGTGCCAATCCTCCAGTTCCCGTGGCTGATGAAGAAGTCTGGGGGTTCATTTTCAGTAACACAACTGCTCCAACAATTAACCTGCATGTCAGCATCTAA
- the LOC112879758 gene encoding putative UPF0481 protein At3g02645 isoform X3 has protein sequence MPNDARGAPNVDYCDLEAGKQAVVEEAEIMAQRDLWSGTVPISKVPERHRAGDESSFTPHDVAIGPYHAISSSFPRIEKQKLCCVGFLHSLSEQRTEGGLMGLAEKLEPLVRACYDPDAVSHMTPEQLSTMLLRDGCYLLACMVNYLDIMAAAAAAANNNKNADKLAHRCSSSSGKDVDSSSTGGGDSTVVRDTVFLVENQIPLFVLQRIHERVTGETTSSALERIALFVRKQLQVQLYISKKQQRPAPPQTSHLLHLVHAYIQPTNSSLPQASMKENTRAWQRTGRWHRAVEYRTHGNVRFKRRVFKEDDVWTILDVRLQGGTLWIPRLRVDGNTWTILRNLMALEEQIPRRPVTAYCLFMSQVAGTPEDVKLLVRSGTVEHFLASDEQVAQGFAGLCRGVVMDVDNIDRNYLKPLWHEMEERCDSRVHRFMGWFCQLKNIWSAIALLVALIVVACQLTQTFYAVVSYSRGGQQPKP, from the exons ATGCCGAACG ATGCACGAGGAGCCCCAAATGTTGACTACTGCGACTTGGAGGCAGGGAAACAAGCCGTGGTCGAAGAAGCTGAAATAATGGCACAGAGGGACCTGTGGAGCGGAACTGTCCCCATCTCTAAGGTCCCTGAGCGACACCGTGCCGGCGACGAGAGCAGCTTCACCCCACACGACGTGGCGATCGGCCCTTACCACGCCATCAGTTCCTCGTTCCCACGGATTGAGAAGCAGAAGCTGTGCTGCGTAGGTTTCCTCCACAGCCTCTCCGAGCAGCGAACGGAAGGTGGTCTCATGGGTCTGGCGGAGAAACTGGAGCCCCTGGTGAGGGCGTGCTACGACCCCGACGCGGTGAGCCACATGACGCCGGAGCAGTTGTCGACGATGCTGCTGCGTGATGGGTGCTACCTCCTGGCTTGCATGGTGAACTACCTGGACATcatggcagcagcagcagcagcagctaacAACAACAAGAATGCCGACAAGTTAGCACACCGCTGCTCGTCAAGTAGTGGTAAAGACGTGGACTCATCATcaaccggcggcggcgacagcaCGGTGGTGCGCGACACCGTCTTCCTCGTGGAGAACCAGATACCTCTCTTCGTGCTGCAGAGGATCCATGAGCGCGTCACAGGTGAAACCACCAGCTCCGCCCTCGAACGCATAGCACTTTTTGTCCGGAAGCAGCTGCAGGTACAGCTCTACATCAGCAAGAAGCAGCAGCGCCCGGCTCCGCCTCAGACATCCCACCTGCTGCACCTAGTGCACGCCTACATCCAGCCAACAAACAGTAGTCTACCTCAGGCTTCCATGAAAGAGAATACAAGGGCATGGCAGCGCACGGGTCGGTGGCACCGCGCAGTGGAGTATCGCACGCATGGCAACGTGCGTTTCAAGCGCCGGGTCTTCAAGGAAGACGACGTGTGGACCATCCTTGACGTGCGCCTTCAAGGAGGCACGCTGTGGATCCCTCGCCTGCGGGTCGACGGCAACACCTGGACCATCCTGCGCAACCTGATGGCGCTGGAGGAGCAGATTCCCCGGCGGCCGGTCACGGCCTACTGCCTCTTCATGTCGCAGGTGGCGGGCACGCCGGAGGACGTGAAGCTCCTGGTGCGCTCAGGGACCGTGGAGCACTTCCTCGCCAGCGACGAGCAGGTCGCGCAGGGCTTCGCGGGCCTCTGCAGGGGAGTGGTCATGGACGTCGACAACATCGACAGGAACTACCTCAAGCCCTTGTGGCACGAGATGGAGGAGCGCTGCGACAGCCGCGTCCACAGGTTCATGGGATGGTTCTGCCAGCTCAAGAACATTTGGAGTGCCATTGCATTACTTGTGGCTCTCATCGTCGTCGCCTGTCAACTGACGCAAACGTTCTATGCAGTTGTTAGCTATAGCCGCGGTGGACAACAACCGAAACCTTAA
- the LOC112879578 gene encoding bisdemethoxycurcumin synthase-like: MASTLAAVREIRRAQRADGPAAMLGIGTANPAHYVLQDEFPDYYFRVTRKEHLTDLKDTFSKLCRIVGLERRFFHHTEQLLNANPAFLHGTPSALDARLDIVAKAAPVLAASAAAKAIARWGRPATDITHLVVSTSSEARSPGADLGLATLLGLRPDVCRTVLQLNGCSAGCAALRLAKDLAENNRGARVLVACVELTITSFRGPDEGDTFDTLIPQALFGDGAGAVVVGADAVHPAERPLFEMVSASQALIPGSEQLLNMRLGEGGIDGDISFNLPRFAAQNLERCLLDAFRPLAVNGAEWKWNDLFWAVHPGSRGILDHIDSALGLEPRKLAASRTVVRDYGNMLSATVIFVLEELRRRMDEEGDEADEWGMMVGFGPGFTVETMVLHATKS, encoded by the exons ATGGCAAGCACACTGGCCGCGGTCCGTGAGATTCGACGTGCGCAGCGTGCCGATGGCCCGGCGGCCATGCTTGGTATTGGCACCGCGAATCCAGCACACTACGTGCTTCAAGATGAGTTCCCTGACTACTATTTCCGCGTCACAAGGAAGGAGCACCTCACCGACCTCAAAGACACATTCAGTAAACTAT GTCGGATAGTGGGGCTGGAGAGACGTTTCTTTCACCACACGGAGCAGCTGCTCAACGCCAACCCGGCCTTCCTCCACGGGACGCCCTCGGCCCTGGACGCGCGCCTCGACATCGTCGCCAAGGCTGCTCCGGTGCTCGCCGCGTCGGCCGCCGCCAAGGCCATCGCGAGGTGGGGCCGCCCGGCCACCGACATCACCCACCTCGTCGTCAGCACCAGCTCCGAAGCCCGCTCCCCCGGCGCGGACCTAGGGCTGGCCACGCTCCTCGGCCTCCGCCCCGACGTCTGCCGCACCGTGCTCCAGCTCAACGGCTGCTCGGCCGGCTGCGCCGCCCTGCGCCTGGCCAAGGACCTCGCCGAGAACAaccgcggcgcgcgcgtgctCGTGGCCTGCGTCGAGCTCACCATCACCTCCTTCCGCGGCCCCGACGAAGGGGACACCTTCGACACCCTCATCCCGCAGGCGCTATTCGGCGATGGCGCGGGCGCGGTCGTCGTCGGCGCCGACGCCGTGCACCCCGCCGAGCGCCCGCTCTTCGAGATGGTGTCCGCCTCGCAGGCCCTGATACCTGGGTCGGAGCAGCTGCTCAACATGCGGCTCGGGGAAGGCGGGATCGACGGCGACATCTCCTTCAACCTGCCGAGGTTCGCCGCCCAGAACCTCGAGCGCTGCCTGCTTGATGCGTTTAGGCCGCTCGCCGTCAATGGCGCCGAGTGGAAGTGGAACGACCTGTTCTGGGCGGTCCACCCCGGCAGCCGTGGGATCCTGGACCACATCGACTCGGCTCTCGGGCTGGAGCCCAGGAAGCTGGCGGCGAGCCGAACTGTGGTGAGAGACTACGGGAACATGCTCTCCGCGACAGTAATATTCGTGCTCGAAGAGCTGCGCCGGCGAATGGACGAGGAAGGAGATGAGGCTGATGAATGGGGAATGATGGTGGGCTTTGGACCGGGATTCACTGTCGAGACCATGGTGCTGCACGCTACAAAGTCCTAG
- the LOC112879758 gene encoding putative UPF0481 protein At3g02645 isoform X2, whose product MPNDTGDFELEPAKKTWGEGIETRDARGAPNVDYCDLEAGKQAVVEEAEIMAQRDLWSGTVPISKVPERHRAGDESSFTPHDVAIGPYHAISSSFPRIEKQKLCCVGFLHSLSEQRTEGGLMGLAEKLEPLVRACYDPDAVSHMTPEQLSTMLLRDGCYLLACMVNYLDIMAAAAAAANNNKNADKLAHRCSSSSGKDVDSSSTGGGDSTVVRDTVFLVENQIPLFVLQRIHERVTGETTSSALERIALFVRKQLQVQLYISKKQQRPAPPQTSHLLHLVHAYIQPTNSSLPQASMKENTRAWQRTGRWHRAVEYRTHGNVRFKRRVFKEDDVWTILDVRLQGGTLWIPRLRVDGNTWTILRNLMALEEQIPRRPVTAYCLFMSQVAGTPEDVKLLVRSGTVEHFLASDEQVAQGFAGLCRGVVMDVDNIDRNYLKPLWHEMEERCDSRVHRFMGWFCQLKNIWSAIALLVALIVVACQLTQTFYAVVSYSRGGQQPKP is encoded by the exons ATGCCGAACG ATACGGGAGACTTTGAACTGGAACCAGCGAAAAAAACGTGGGGCGAAGGAATTGAGACCAGGG ATGCACGAGGAGCCCCAAATGTTGACTACTGCGACTTGGAGGCAGGGAAACAAGCCGTGGTCGAAGAAGCTGAAATAATGGCACAGAGGGACCTGTGGAGCGGAACTGTCCCCATCTCTAAGGTCCCTGAGCGACACCGTGCCGGCGACGAGAGCAGCTTCACCCCACACGACGTGGCGATCGGCCCTTACCACGCCATCAGTTCCTCGTTCCCACGGATTGAGAAGCAGAAGCTGTGCTGCGTAGGTTTCCTCCACAGCCTCTCCGAGCAGCGAACGGAAGGTGGTCTCATGGGTCTGGCGGAGAAACTGGAGCCCCTGGTGAGGGCGTGCTACGACCCCGACGCGGTGAGCCACATGACGCCGGAGCAGTTGTCGACGATGCTGCTGCGTGATGGGTGCTACCTCCTGGCTTGCATGGTGAACTACCTGGACATcatggcagcagcagcagcagcagctaacAACAACAAGAATGCCGACAAGTTAGCACACCGCTGCTCGTCAAGTAGTGGTAAAGACGTGGACTCATCATcaaccggcggcggcgacagcaCGGTGGTGCGCGACACCGTCTTCCTCGTGGAGAACCAGATACCTCTCTTCGTGCTGCAGAGGATCCATGAGCGCGTCACAGGTGAAACCACCAGCTCCGCCCTCGAACGCATAGCACTTTTTGTCCGGAAGCAGCTGCAGGTACAGCTCTACATCAGCAAGAAGCAGCAGCGCCCGGCTCCGCCTCAGACATCCCACCTGCTGCACCTAGTGCACGCCTACATCCAGCCAACAAACAGTAGTCTACCTCAGGCTTCCATGAAAGAGAATACAAGGGCATGGCAGCGCACGGGTCGGTGGCACCGCGCAGTGGAGTATCGCACGCATGGCAACGTGCGTTTCAAGCGCCGGGTCTTCAAGGAAGACGACGTGTGGACCATCCTTGACGTGCGCCTTCAAGGAGGCACGCTGTGGATCCCTCGCCTGCGGGTCGACGGCAACACCTGGACCATCCTGCGCAACCTGATGGCGCTGGAGGAGCAGATTCCCCGGCGGCCGGTCACGGCCTACTGCCTCTTCATGTCGCAGGTGGCGGGCACGCCGGAGGACGTGAAGCTCCTGGTGCGCTCAGGGACCGTGGAGCACTTCCTCGCCAGCGACGAGCAGGTCGCGCAGGGCTTCGCGGGCCTCTGCAGGGGAGTGGTCATGGACGTCGACAACATCGACAGGAACTACCTCAAGCCCTTGTGGCACGAGATGGAGGAGCGCTGCGACAGCCGCGTCCACAGGTTCATGGGATGGTTCTGCCAGCTCAAGAACATTTGGAGTGCCATTGCATTACTTGTGGCTCTCATCGTCGTCGCCTGTCAACTGACGCAAACGTTCTATGCAGTTGTTAGCTATAGCCGCGGTGGACAACAACCGAAACCTTAA